In one Umezawaea sp. Da 62-37 genomic region, the following are encoded:
- a CDS encoding thaumatin family protein encodes MRRTTKSSALLTAAIALFASTAGTAWADIPFDEPITGNSRPAFSRPADAAADHTVTFVNRSGQTVWVGSAVNADGSVNFTSLPTLANGQSATVTVPESAEPGHWRGKFFARQGCTGTSGQNFHCVVGDCGVQASRCTTGEQPASLAEFNFDTRDSLAPWYNVSYVNAFSLPITIEAVGATVPPGSTSCGTAGCTTNVLPFCPPENLRYAPNGSPVNCVNPNHDAPTSYSNAVKSRCPKAYAWSRQDTEPGNQTVFQCADCRGFTVTFHGGS; translated from the coding sequence ATGCGAAGGACCACCAAGTCTTCAGCCCTGCTCACCGCCGCGATCGCGCTTTTCGCGTCAACCGCGGGCACCGCTTGGGCCGACATCCCTTTCGACGAGCCGATCACCGGAAACAGCAGGCCCGCGTTCTCCCGGCCGGCCGACGCGGCCGCCGACCACACCGTCACCTTCGTCAACCGGTCCGGGCAAACGGTCTGGGTGGGCAGCGCGGTCAACGCCGACGGGTCCGTGAACTTCACCAGCCTGCCGACCCTGGCGAACGGGCAGTCGGCGACGGTGACGGTCCCGGAGTCGGCCGAGCCGGGTCACTGGCGGGGGAAGTTCTTCGCCAGGCAGGGGTGCACCGGCACGTCCGGCCAGAACTTCCACTGCGTCGTCGGCGACTGCGGCGTCCAGGCCAGCCGCTGCACCACCGGCGAACAGCCCGCCAGTCTCGCCGAGTTCAACTTCGACACCCGCGACAGCCTCGCGCCCTGGTACAACGTCAGCTACGTCAACGCCTTCTCCCTGCCGATCACCATCGAGGCCGTGGGAGCGACCGTGCCACCGGGCTCGACCTCCTGCGGCACGGCGGGTTGCACGACGAACGTGCTGCCCTTCTGCCCGCCGGAGAACCTCCGCTACGCGCCCAACGGCTCCCCCGTCAACTGCGTCAACCCGAACCACGACGCGCCCACGAGCTACAGCAACGCCGTCAAGTCCCGATGCCCCAAGGCTTACGCCTGGTCAAGGCAGGACACCGAACCCGGTAACCAGACCGTGTTCCAGTGCGCCGACTGCCGGGGGTTCACCGTCACCTTCCACGGCGGCTCCTGA
- a CDS encoding helix-turn-helix transcriptional regulator, translating to MLPALLDVLLLHVLRAWFDEQAGENAAGWVAALHDTAVAAALSAVHGDPSRQWTVAELGAVAGLSRAAFARRFTALVGRPPLTYLAWWRLTLAARLLRDSDSPLAVVARKVGYTSEFAFAHAFKRQQGQPPGRFRRSAVGNAVAPTD from the coding sequence ATGCTGCCCGCTCTCCTGGACGTGCTGCTCCTGCACGTCCTGCGCGCGTGGTTCGACGAGCAGGCGGGCGAGAACGCCGCCGGCTGGGTCGCGGCCCTGCACGACACCGCCGTAGCCGCAGCGCTCAGCGCCGTCCACGGCGATCCGAGTCGACAGTGGACGGTCGCCGAACTGGGTGCCGTCGCGGGGCTTTCCCGCGCGGCGTTCGCCCGGCGCTTCACCGCGTTGGTCGGTCGGCCACCGTTGACCTACCTCGCCTGGTGGCGGCTGACCCTCGCCGCGCGGCTCCTGCGGGATTCCGACTCGCCACTGGCCGTCGTGGCGCGGAAGGTCGGCTACACCTCGGAGTTCGCCTTCGCGCACGCCTTCAAGCGCCAGCAGGGACAGCCGCCAGGACGGTTTCGACGTTCGGCGGTGGGAAACGCCGTCGCACCAACGGATTGA